A region of the Anaerolineales bacterium genome:
TCCCCGTCCGTGGCGCGGGAAAGGCTGCAGGCCGGTCGGGCGGGGCGTCGGTTGCGCTGCCGGCGGTGATATACTCACTCAGTGAGTATGCATGGCCGCCTCTGCCGCTCGCGCCAGTGACCTATCGCCGGAGTTCGTCCTGCTCGGCCTGCTCCGCCAGCGTCCCGCCCACGGCTACGAGCTGCACCAGCGGCTGTCGGCCGACCTCGGCGGGCTGTGGCACCTCAGTCAGTCGCAGGCCTACAGCACCCTCAAGCGGCTAGAGGCGCGCCGATGGATCACCGCCAGCCC
Encoded here:
- a CDS encoding PadR family transcriptional regulator; the encoded protein is MAASAARASDLSPEFVLLGLLRQRPAHGYELHQRLSADLGGLWHLSQSQAYSTLKRLEARRWITASPHPQPNLPDRRLLRLTPEGRRRFHDWLHTPTSNSVRAIRV